The sequence below is a genomic window from Lelliottia sp. JS-SCA-14.
CAGTTCGCCGCTGCCGGCAATGAGCAGGACTCTGTCTCCACTCAAGACCCGCAGACAGACGCGGCCCGGCGGCCCGTTTCGGCACTGAACGTCCGGTGCCGCCGACCAGAGCTGACTTTTGCCCCACTCCAGCGCCGACTGTGCCTCCGCCTGCTGTACAATCGCCCCGCGCTCATTGCTGACGATTTGCGTAAAAACGTCGAGCCGTTGGTTGAGACCGGTCAGGATCAGGCTACCCATTACCAGTAGCAGCAGGACCAGCGCGAGGGATGACATCCCTTGCTGGCGCTTCACAGGTTGAACCCCGTGACTCGCCACCTTGCCTGAAATGACTCTGTCAATCGCCCTGCGCGCGCAGCATCCAGCGCTATATTCAGCTCAGGGGCAAAGCCGGGGTGATCGGTTTTGCTCACTGTGAACTGAGTCACCCAGATGCTTTCAGGCTCAGTCAGTTTTTCCCAGCCTTTTCCTTCGCAGTTCGTGGCTCCGCGCTGCGTCTCCAGCGCGCCTGCTTCCAGGCGATAACCCGTTTGCTCGGCATCCGTCGAGGGTGAGTTTTCCCAACGACCGTTGCTGTTGGCATCCCATTGCACAATCACACAGTGCCCGTCGCGACCCAGGGTCAGCGCCTGTCCCTGGCAGAGTCCGGCGCAATATCCGGCTCTCTGCAGCTGTTTGCCGATGGCGGTCGCTCTCTGCCAGATCGCTTCCTCCAGCTCCTGCTGTTGCTCCTGCATCAGGATCGCCCGCTGCAACCCCGGCAAAAAACGCGCGGTGCACAGGAGTAAAATACTGCCAATCGCCATGGCGATGAGCACCTCTGTCAGCGAGAACCCGCGTTGATTTAGCATGTCCCTTTCCCCGTGCTGTTGCACATTCTGATGCGCCCGGTGTTCGACACGATAACGAGCCACTCACCCGCAGAACTTTTGACGCGTATTCGCCCAGGCCAGGCGGTATCCCGTAGCCCATAAAAACCCAGGGAAGGCGTCAGCTCCGCGAGGGTCACTTCCGGCCAGTATGAGTTGAGCACCCGACGATCCCGGGACTGACAATCCACCATTTTGGTCGTCAACAGACACCAGCTCTCACCGTCCTTTTTGGCGATGATGAGATGATCCCGGTTGTAGCCGTTCGCGTCGTTGCGCAGCTGCACCAGGTAATCTCTTACCTGATGTGCGGTTTGCCACAGACGCTGCTGGTGCTGCCAGTTTTGCCAGCCGGACAGGCCCGTGGCGCTGAGAATGACGACCAGCGCGATGGCAAACAGGGTTTCGATAAGCGTAAAGCCGCGTTCTTTTTTCATGCTCGCAGTGTGACGAGAGCGGGCAATAAAAACGACTGGAGAAAGTGAAGGTTACGAGGCGCTTTCCGCGAAAACTCATCCGTTGCATTGCGTTGCAAAAACGCTGGAAAGCGCCTCGTAAAAGCGAAATCAGGGCAAAAAAAACCGGCGCTCAAGAGCACCGGTTGTGTGAGGATAGTCGTTATCAGATAGCGACAGGGGCTTTGATGCCAGGGTGCGGATCGTAGCCTTCAATCTCGAAATCGTCGAAGCGATAGTCGAAGATGGATTCCGGCTTACGCTTGATAACCAGCTTCGGCAGCGCGCGCGGTTCGCGGCTCAGCTGCAGATGCGTCTGTTCCATGTGGTTGCTGTAGAGGTGCGTATCGCCACCGGTCCAGACAAAGTCACCGACTTCGAGGTCGCACTGCTGCGCCATCATATGCACCAGTAAGGCGTAGCTGGCGATATTGAACGGCAGACCGAGGAACACGTCGCAAGAGCGCTGATACAGCTGGCAGGAGAGCTTGCCGTCAGCGACATAGAACTGGAAGAAGGCGTGGCAAGGTGCCAGCGCCATTTTGTCCAGCTCACCGACGTTCCAGGCTGAAACGATGATACGACGCGAATCGGGATCGTTTTTCAGCTGGTTCAGAACGGTGGTGATCTGGTCGATATGACGGCCATCAGGCGTTGGCCACGCCCGCCACTGCTTGCCGTAGACCGGGCCCAGGTTGCCGTTTTCATCTGCCCACTCGTCCCAGATCGAGACGTTGTTTTCGTGCAGGTACGCCACATTGGTATCGCCTTGCAGGAACCAGAGCAGTTCATGAATGATCGAGCGCAAATGGCAGCGCTTAGTCGTCACCAGCGGAAAACCTTCCTGCAGGTTAAAGCGCATCTGGTGGCCAAAAATGGAGAGCGTTCCGGTACCGGTGCGATCGTTTTTCGGCGTGCCCTCATCGAGCACTTTTTTCATCAGTTCAAGATACTGTTTCATGGTTCCTCAGGAAAGCTGTTGCTGTGGACGACGACGGTACGCCCAAATCATCATAATGATACCCGCGACAATCATCGGGATAGAGAGAATCTGCCCCATGCTGATGTACTGAACCCACTCACCGGTGAACTGCTGATCCGGCTGGCGGAAGAATTCAACGATGATACGGAACGCGCCGTAACCAATCAGGAACAGACCGGAGACAGAGCCCATTGGGCGTGGTTTGCGGATAAACAGATTCAGGATGATAAACAGCACCACGCCTTCGAGCGCCAACTCATACAGCTGAGACATATGGCGCGGCAGTGAGCCGTAGGTGTCGAAGATAGACTGCCATTCAGGGTGCGACGGCAGCAGCGCGATATCTTCTGCACGAGAGTTCGGGAACAGCATCGTCCAGGAGACGCTCGGGTCCACACGGCCCCACAGCTCGCCGTTGATGAAGTTACCCAGACGCCCGGCGCCAAGGCCAAACGGGATCAGAGGAGCAATGAAATCAGCCACCTGGAAGAAGTTGCGTTTGGTGCGTTTAGCGAAGATCACCATCACCAGAATCACACCAATCAGGCCGCCGTGGAAGGACATGCCGCCGTCCCAGACGCGGAACAGATAGAGTGGATCGCTCAGGAAGATTGGGAAGTTGTAGAACAGCACATAGCCGATACGCCCACCGAGGAACACCCCGAGGAAGCCTGCGTAAAGCAGGTTTTCAACTTCGTTTTTGGTCCATCCGCTGCCCGGACGACCGGCGCGACGGCCCGCAAGCCACATGGCAAAAATGAAACCCACCAGATACATAAGACCGTACCAGTGAAGCGCAACGGGACCAACTGAGAAAATGACCGGATCAAATTCCGGAAAATGCAGATAACCACTGTTCATCTGTCACCACAAGATGTTGTTATTCCGCTGAAAGTGGACAGCGAAAAATAGACGCGCGCAGGGTTAACCAACGCTCCAAAGTTGCGAATCATAGCACAAGGCAGGCGCAGAGGATGCGCCCGAGATGTAAAAGATGTGTATACGAAAAGAGAGTGCTAACGGCCGCCGCGGATCAAACCACCCATGCCGCGACGCTCCATAAAGGCCGCCACCTGATGACGAACTTCCGTCGCCAGCTGCGCCTCGAGGCTGCGTTTTGCCAGCTCCTGCGCGTCTTCAATCTCGATATGGCGCAAAAGGTATTTCACGCGCGCTACCGAGCGGCCGTTCATCGACAGATGACGGAAGCCAAGGCCTATCAGAATTGCTACGCACATGGAATCACCGGCCATTTCACCACACAGGCGCAGGTCGATTCCGTACTGCTCGGCGTCACGCGCAATCATCGCCAGCGCCCGCAGCATCCCAGGGTGCAGGCTGTCGTAAATGCTCGCTACGCGGGTGTTGTTGCGATCGACGGCCAGAATGTACTGCGTCAGGTCGTTGGTGCCGACGGAGATGAAATCCACGCGGGTCGCCAGCTGCGGCAGCATAAAGACCATTGAAGGGACTTCGAGCATCACGCCCAGACGCGGTTTAGGGATCGCATACCCGATCATCTCTTCCACTTCACGGCCCGCACGTTCAATGAGTCGACGCGCTTCGTCGATTTCATCGAGGCTGGTGACCATCGGCAGAAGAATGCTGAGATTGCCGGTAGCCGCGTTGGCACGCAGCATGGCGCGCACCTGCACCAGGAAGATCTCCGGCTGGTCGAGCGTAATGCGGATCCCGCGCCAGCCCAGGCACGGGTTCTCTTCGCTGATCGGCATGTAGGGCAGCTGTTTATCGGCCCCGACGTCCAGCGTGCGCAGGGTGACGGGTTTGTCGTTAAACATCTGCAGCATCCCCTGATACTGCGCCACCTGCTCCTCCTCGGAAGGGAAGCCGCTTTGCAGCATGAAAGGAATTTCCGTGCGGTACAGACCGATGCCGTCGATGCGGCTGCCGAGCTTCTCTTCGTGGGCCGGACTCAGGCCTGCGTTGAGCATCACCTTGACCCGCTCGCCGCTTTTCAGCTGTGCGGGCAGATCGACGTCGTCTTCGGCCAGGCGGCTGAGTTCGTTTTCTTCGCTGATTAAGCGTTGATATTCCTGCAGCAGCACCGGCTCAGGATCGACCAGCAGTTCGCCGCGATAACCGTCCACTACCAGGGTGCGACGTTGCAGCACCGAAGGCTGAATATCCGCGCCCATAACGGTAGGGATTCCCAGCGCGCGCACCATAATGGCCGCGTGGGAGTTGGCCGCACCGTCGCGTACCACCACACCCGCCAGACGATCGTGCGGCAGCTCAGCAAGCGTGGTAGCCGACAGTTCATCGGCGACCAGCACAAAGCGTTTCGGCCAGGCGTTTTCGCCCTGAATGGTATCGTCGAGATGGAACAGCAGACGCTGGCCCAGGCTTCGCAGATCGCCCGCACGCTCTTTCAGATAACCATCCGTCAGGGCGGCAAACTGCTCGGCAAAACGTTCGATAACCTTTTTAACCGCCCACTCGGCCACCGATCCTTTGTCCACTTCGGCGAAGAGTTCGCGGCGCAGACGGGCATCGGAGAGCAGGTGTGAATAGAGGTCAAAAATCGCCGCCGTCTCTTTTTGAGCACCGGCGGCAAATCGCTTGCTGTAGCGACGAAATTCGTTAGAGGCCTCTTCCAGCGCGCCGGTCAGGCGTTCGCGTTCAAGGGCTGCATCGAGGGTAGAGGCTTCGTACACCTGCTCCATCAGCGGCAGCGTGGCGTCCATCCAGCCTTCGGCGATAGCAACACCCGGCGATGCAGGCAGCGCGCGGATACGCGTCTGGCGATACTGACCAAACAGGGCGGCTAACTGAGACTGGGAGAGGATCGCGGCCATTTGCGTGGCCAGCGTAACGAGGAAAGACTCTTCGCTTTCGTCGAACTGACGCAGTTCGCGCTGCTGGACCACCAGCACACCAAGAAGCTGGCGGCGCTGAATGATCGGCACGCCGAGGAACGCGCGAAAGCGCTCTTCCTTCACCGAC
It includes:
- the lgt gene encoding prolipoprotein diacylglyceryl transferase, which gives rise to MNSGYLHFPEFDPVIFSVGPVALHWYGLMYLVGFIFAMWLAGRRAGRPGSGWTKNEVENLLYAGFLGVFLGGRIGYVLFYNFPIFLSDPLYLFRVWDGGMSFHGGLIGVILVMVIFAKRTKRNFFQVADFIAPLIPFGLGAGRLGNFINGELWGRVDPSVSWTMLFPNSRAEDIALLPSHPEWQSIFDTYGSLPRHMSQLYELALEGVVLFIILNLFIRKPRPMGSVSGLFLIGYGAFRIIVEFFRQPDQQFTGEWVQYISMGQILSIPMIVAGIIMMIWAYRRRPQQQLS
- the ptsP gene encoding phosphoenolpyruvate--protein phosphotransferase: MLTRLREIVEKVASAPRLNEALDILVTDICLAMETEVCSVYLADHDRRCYYLMATRGLKKPRGRTVALAFDEGIVGLVGRLAEPINLADAQKHPSFKYIPSVKEERFRAFLGVPIIQRRQLLGVLVVQQRELRQFDESEESFLVTLATQMAAILSQSQLAALFGQYRQTRIRALPASPGVAIAEGWMDATLPLMEQVYEASTLDAALERERLTGALEEASNEFRRYSKRFAAGAQKETAAIFDLYSHLLSDARLRRELFAEVDKGSVAEWAVKKVIERFAEQFAALTDGYLKERAGDLRSLGQRLLFHLDDTIQGENAWPKRFVLVADELSATTLAELPHDRLAGVVVRDGAANSHAAIMVRALGIPTVMGADIQPSVLQRRTLVVDGYRGELLVDPEPVLLQEYQRLISEENELSRLAEDDVDLPAQLKSGERVKVMLNAGLSPAHEEKLGSRIDGIGLYRTEIPFMLQSGFPSEEEQVAQYQGMLQMFNDKPVTLRTLDVGADKQLPYMPISEENPCLGWRGIRITLDQPEIFLVQVRAMLRANAATGNLSILLPMVTSLDEIDEARRLIERAGREVEEMIGYAIPKPRLGVMLEVPSMVFMLPQLATRVDFISVGTNDLTQYILAVDRNNTRVASIYDSLHPGMLRALAMIARDAEQYGIDLRLCGEMAGDSMCVAILIGLGFRHLSMNGRSVARVKYLLRHIEIEDAQELAKRSLEAQLATEVRHQVAAFMERRGMGGLIRGGR
- the thyA gene encoding thymidylate synthase — protein: MKQYLELMKKVLDEGTPKNDRTGTGTLSIFGHQMRFNLQEGFPLVTTKRCHLRSIIHELLWFLQGDTNVAYLHENNVSIWDEWADENGNLGPVYGKQWRAWPTPDGRHIDQITTVLNQLKNDPDSRRIIVSAWNVGELDKMALAPCHAFFQFYVADGKLSCQLYQRSCDVFLGLPFNIASYALLVHMMAQQCDLEVGDFVWTGGDTHLYSNHMEQTHLQLSREPRALPKLVIKRKPESIFDYRFDDFEIEGYDPHPGIKAPVAI
- a CDS encoding prepilin peptidase-dependent protein, producing MKKERGFTLIETLFAIALVVILSATGLSGWQNWQHQQRLWQTAHQVRDYLVQLRNDANGYNRDHLIIAKKDGESWCLLTTKMVDCQSRDRRVLNSYWPEVTLAELTPSLGFYGLRDTAWPGRIRVKSSAGEWLVIVSNTGRIRMCNSTGKGTC
- a CDS encoding DUF2509 family protein, translating into MKRQQGMSSLALVLLLLVMGSLILTGLNQRLDVFTQIVSNERGAIVQQAEAQSALEWGKSQLWSAAPDVQCRNGPPGRVCLRVLSGDRVLLIAGSGELLLWRGGTIQDNRVVLSPHGWSDFCPLKETALCQLP
- a CDS encoding prepilin peptidase-dependent protein produces the protein MLNQRGFSLTEVLIAMAIGSILLLCTARFLPGLQRAILMQEQQQELEEAIWQRATAIGKQLQRAGYCAGLCQGQALTLGRDGHCVIVQWDANSNGRWENSPSTDAEQTGYRLEAGALETQRGATNCEGKGWEKLTEPESIWVTQFTVSKTDHPGFAPELNIALDAARAGRLTESFQARWRVTGFNL